In Bradyrhizobium guangxiense, the following are encoded in one genomic region:
- a CDS encoding OmpA family protein yields MTRFDKFFGLKAITLSAALTMTAGLALAGDTNVSSGQILDALKPKPATRGLSVGPQTDTTAQAKEATFLNTVRNRSTRSLSTGEREQIAELAATKPKIDLEIQFDYNSADIAKTSVPSVQALGKALSDPALKGSTFVVAGHTDAIGGEEYNQGLSERRADTIKKYLVQNYGINGTDLVTVGYGKAKLKDTANGADPINRRVQVVNMDTKTASK; encoded by the coding sequence ATGACCCGTTTTGATAAGTTCTTTGGGCTGAAGGCGATTACTCTCTCCGCCGCGCTGACGATGACGGCGGGCCTCGCCCTGGCCGGCGACACCAACGTCTCCAGCGGCCAGATCCTGGATGCATTGAAGCCGAAGCCGGCCACCCGCGGCCTGTCCGTCGGTCCGCAGACCGACACCACCGCGCAGGCCAAGGAAGCGACGTTCCTGAATACCGTGCGCAACCGCTCGACCCGGTCGCTCTCGACGGGCGAGCGCGAGCAGATCGCCGAACTCGCCGCGACCAAGCCGAAGATCGACCTGGAGATCCAGTTCGATTACAACTCGGCCGACATCGCCAAGACCTCGGTGCCCTCGGTGCAGGCGCTCGGCAAGGCCCTGTCCGATCCGGCGCTCAAGGGCTCGACCTTCGTAGTCGCCGGCCACACCGACGCGATCGGCGGCGAAGAGTACAATCAGGGGCTCTCCGAGCGGCGCGCCGACACCATCAAGAAGTACCTGGTGCAGAACTACGGCATCAACGGCACGGATCTGGTCACCGTCGGCTACGGCAAGGCCAAGCTGAAGGACACCGCCAACGGCGCCGACCCGATCAACCGCCGCGTCCAGGTCGTGAACATGGATACCAAGACCGCGTCGAAGTGA